From Pseudomonadota bacterium:
AGATGAAACTAACGGCAGTCCGCAGCACACTGACGGCAAGCTTCAGCTGCTTTGCGAGCTGCTTGGGCACTGGCTATAGCATGCTCGTGATCCAAGTTTTCACAACGCTCTGCGGTTTCATCGCAAGTTTTTGCACAAAATTCAAACATATCGTGGTGTGCCTCACCGCGTGCACAAAGTCTTGCGGTGACATCACAAATGTCAGAGCAAATAATGCATGCTTCGCGATCACTGCATTGGGTTTTTGATTC
This genomic window contains:
- a CDS encoding four-helix bundle copper-binding protein, which gives rise to MIYKQCIDACFESVKANERCAYEALSESKTQCSDREACIICSDICDVTARLCARGEAHHDMFEFCAKTCDETAERCENLDHEHAIASAQAARKAAEACRQCAADCR